In one window of Mytilus galloprovincialis chromosome 6, xbMytGall1.hap1.1, whole genome shotgun sequence DNA:
- the LOC143078552 gene encoding uncharacterized protein LOC143078552 → MNENGERLANTWKAIDERANLKEKVLSTRSSRLKEQTQKEYAEKNKEVEKRARKDKKNHLEERAEEAEKAAARGDLSTVFKITKELCGQSKQPPPVKDKNGKIIITEREQAVRWVEHFMAALNRQKPINEFQGAPKLEELDISTDPPSKEEITKAIKSMKSGKAAVIDGLQAELLTAGINTETTILHDLFKDIWEENKIPEDWAKGLIVKLTKKGALGNCDNWRGITLLSIPSEVFCRIL, encoded by the exons ATGAATGAAAATGGAGAGAGACTGGCAA ACACATGGAAAGCAATCGATGAAAGAGCAAACCTTAAAGAAAAGGTCCTCAGCACTAGGTCATCAAGGTTAAAAGAACAAACACAGAAAGAATATGCAGAGAAAAATAAAGAGGTGGAGAAAAGAGCTAGAAAAGATAAAAAGAACCACCTGGAAGAACGAGCTGAAGAAGCAGAAAAGGCTGCCGCAAGAGGTGACTTAAGTACAGTATTCAAGATCACAAAAGAACTGTGTGGACAATCTAAACAACCTCCTCCAGTAAAagacaaaaatggaaaaatcatcaTAACTGAAAGGGAACAAGCTGTACGTTGGGTAGAACACTTTATGGCTGCTTTGAATAGACAAAAGCCAATAAACGAGTTCCAGGGAGCACCCAAACTCGAAGAATTAGATATTAGCACTGACCCACCATCTAAAGAAGAAATAACAAAGGCAATTAAATCCATGAAATCAGGAAAGGCAGCAGTCATAGATGGACTTCAAGCTGAACTACTAACAGCTGGCATCAATACAGAAACAACCATACTACATGATCTTTTCAAAGACATATGGGAAGAAAATAAAATCCCTGAAGACTGGGCAAAAGGTCTTATCGTTAAACTAACAAAGAAAGGTGCTCTTGGGAATTGTGACAACTGGAGAGGGATAACATTACTCTCAATCCCAAGTGAAGTGTTTTGCAGAATACTGTGA